One part of the Coffea eugenioides isolate CCC68of chromosome 10, Ceug_1.0, whole genome shotgun sequence genome encodes these proteins:
- the LOC113749994 gene encoding deSI-like protein At4g17486 → MTLGSKKGWKSIVPLRLKCKSTPRFCLFSKVKPANYGPGKTPVYLNVYDLTPMNGYVYWAGLGIFHSGVEVHGVEYAFGAHDYPSSGVFEVEPRQCPGFKFRKSIFIGTTSLDAAQVREFMERQAASYNGDTYHLIVKNCNHFCKDICYKLTGRKIPKWVNRLAKLGSTFNCILPESLKISPVRHDPNYLEDDNEKRRLRSSFSCLSSISTRQKQLSTSSLFLQSPLKGCLPPWELRKFNNGSLKER, encoded by the exons ATGACATTAGGATCAAAGAAAGGATGGAAGTCAATAGTGCCCCTCCGTCTAAAATGCAAATCAACTCCCCGCTTTTGTTTGTTCTCCAAGGTGAAGCCTGCTAATTATGGCCCTGGAAAGACACCGGTTTATCTAAATGTGTATGACTTGACACCTATGAATGGCTATGTGTATTGGGCTGGCTTAGGTATATTTCATTCTGGTGTTGAAG TTCATGGTGTGGAATATGCATTTGGGGCTCACGACTATCCATCAAGTGGTGTCTTTGAAGTTGAACCTCGGCAGTGCCCAGGCTTCAAGTTTAGAAAGTCAATATTCATTGGGACCACATCCCTGGATGCCGCCCAGGTCAGGGAGTTTATGGAGAGGCAAGCTGCAAGCTACAATGGTGATACATATCACTTGATTGTCAAGAACTGCAATCATTTCTGTAAGGACATATGCTACAAACTTACTGGGAGAAAGATTCCAAAATGGGTCAACCGATTGGCAAAATTAG GTTCTACCTTCAATTGCATTCTGCCAGAATCTCTGAAAATATCTCCCGTGCGACATGATCCAAATTACCTAGAAGATGATAATGAGAAGAGAAGGCTCAGAAGTTCTTTCAGTTGTTTGTCGTCAATCTCAACACGGCAGAAGCAGTTGTCTACATCTTCACTATTTCTACAATCCCCTTTAAAAGGCTGCTTACCACCATGGGAATTGAGGAAGTTTAACAATGGTTCACTCAAGGAACGATGA
- the LOC113749535 gene encoding lysophospholipid acyltransferase LPEAT1 isoform X2, translating into MESELKTLNPNPAQIQPTQRSPPVDDNLTKDDRPLLKPEPVPPGPTQNPATTTAPGIEELEKKYAAYVRRDVYGVMGRGDLPWVEKLLLGLALVTLVPLRVVSGLTVLVLYYFICRICTAFLAPNREDEQEDYAHMGGWRRAVIVQTGRFCSRALLFIFGFYWISETHRDIVDVSFNGKFGTQVAEVWTILDEKCDKVWSLMSCINLFDWKQLGYSGTHKLSTLAESKDQSQDSARPGVIVSNHVSYLDILYHMSSSFPSFVAKRSVAKLPLIGLISKCLGCVYVQRESKSSDFKGVSGIVNDRIKEAHQDKNAPMMMLFPEGTTTNGDFLLPFKTGAFLAKAPVLPVILRYPYQRFSPAWDSISGVRHVFFLLCQFVNYMEVTKLPVYHPSQQEKDDPRLYAENVRRLMAHEGGLVLSDIGLAEKRVYHAALNGVFCQQ; encoded by the exons ATGGAGTCCGAGCTCAAAACCCTTAACCCGAATCCAGCTCAAATTCAACCTACCCAGCGGTCCCCACCCGTCGATGATAACTTAACAAAAGATGACCGCCCGCTTCTCAAACCCGAACCTGTGCCCCCCGGCCCGACCCAGAACCCCGCCACCACGACCGCCCCTGGCATTGAAGAGCTGGAGAAGAAGTATGCCGCCTACGTCAGGCGCGATGTTTATGGGGTAATGGGTCGGGGCGATTTGCCCTGGGTGGAGAAGCTGCTCCTGGGTTTGGCCCTGGTGACGCTGGTGCCTTTGAGGGTGGTGTCTGGGTTGACGGTGCTGGTGCTTTATTACTTCATTTGTAGGATTTGTACAGCGTTTTTGGCTCCGAATCGGGAGGATGAGCAGGAGGATTATGCTCACATGGGTGGGTGGAGGAGGGCTGTGATCGTCCAAACCGGGAGATTTTGTTCTCGGGCTCTGCTTTTTATTTTCGGGTTTTATTGGATTAGCGAAACTCATCGGGACATCGTGGATGTTAGTTTCAATGGGAAGTTTGGTACCCAG GTTGCTGAAGTGTGGACTATTTTGGATGAGAAATGTGATAAAGTTTGGAGCTTGATGTCATGCATTAATCTCTTTGACTGGAAACAGTTAGGATATTCAGGAACTCACAAGCTGTCAACTTTG GCTGAGTCCAAAGATCAATCACAAGATTCTGCAAGACCTGGAGTGATTGTTTCAAATCATGTGTCTTATTTGGATATCTTGTACCACATGTCATCTTCTTTTCCCAGCTTTGTTGCCAAG AGATCAGTGGCTAAACTTCCTCTAATTGGTCTCATCAG CAAATGCCTTGGTTGTGTCTATGTCCAACGGGAGTCGAAATCATCCGACTTCAAAGGTGTCTCAG GTATTGTTAATGACAGAATTAAGGAAGCTCATCAGGATAAGAATGCCCCTATGATGATGCTCTTCCCAG AAGGCACAACAACTAACGGAGACTTCCTCCTTCCATTTAAAACTGGTGCCTTTTTGGCAAAAGCTCCTGTGCTCCCGGTTATTTTAAGGTATCCATACCAGAGATTCAGTCCTGCCTGGGACTCCATTTCAGGA GTGAGACATGTATTTTTCCTTCTCTGCCAATTTGTAAATTACATGGAGGTGACAAAGCTACCTGTGTATCACCCGTCACAGCAAGAGAAGGATGATCCAAGGCTTTATGCAGAAAACGTCAGGAGGTTAATGGCTCATGAG GGTGGTTTAGTGCTCTCAGATATTGGCTTGGCTGAGAAACGAGTATATCATGCTGCTCTCAATG GTGTATTTTGTCAACAGTAA
- the LOC113749535 gene encoding lysophospholipid acyltransferase LPEAT1 isoform X1, whose protein sequence is MESELKTLNPNPAQIQPTQRSPPVDDNLTKDDRPLLKPEPVPPGPTQNPATTTAPGIEELEKKYAAYVRRDVYGVMGRGDLPWVEKLLLGLALVTLVPLRVVSGLTVLVLYYFICRICTAFLAPNREDEQEDYAHMGGWRRAVIVQTGRFCSRALLFIFGFYWISETHRDIVDVSFNGKFGTQVAEVWTILDEKCDKVWSLMSCINLFDWKQLGYSGTHKLSTLAESKDQSQDSARPGVIVSNHVSYLDILYHMSSSFPSFVAKRSVAKLPLIGLISKCLGCVYVQRESKSSDFKGVSGIVNDRIKEAHQDKNAPMMMLFPEGTTTNGDFLLPFKTGAFLAKAPVLPVILRYPYQRFSPAWDSISGVRHVFFLLCQFVNYMEVTKLPVYHPSQQEKDDPRLYAENVRRLMAHEGGLVLSDIGLAEKRVYHAALNGNTSIPTVLHQKDD, encoded by the exons ATGGAGTCCGAGCTCAAAACCCTTAACCCGAATCCAGCTCAAATTCAACCTACCCAGCGGTCCCCACCCGTCGATGATAACTTAACAAAAGATGACCGCCCGCTTCTCAAACCCGAACCTGTGCCCCCCGGCCCGACCCAGAACCCCGCCACCACGACCGCCCCTGGCATTGAAGAGCTGGAGAAGAAGTATGCCGCCTACGTCAGGCGCGATGTTTATGGGGTAATGGGTCGGGGCGATTTGCCCTGGGTGGAGAAGCTGCTCCTGGGTTTGGCCCTGGTGACGCTGGTGCCTTTGAGGGTGGTGTCTGGGTTGACGGTGCTGGTGCTTTATTACTTCATTTGTAGGATTTGTACAGCGTTTTTGGCTCCGAATCGGGAGGATGAGCAGGAGGATTATGCTCACATGGGTGGGTGGAGGAGGGCTGTGATCGTCCAAACCGGGAGATTTTGTTCTCGGGCTCTGCTTTTTATTTTCGGGTTTTATTGGATTAGCGAAACTCATCGGGACATCGTGGATGTTAGTTTCAATGGGAAGTTTGGTACCCAG GTTGCTGAAGTGTGGACTATTTTGGATGAGAAATGTGATAAAGTTTGGAGCTTGATGTCATGCATTAATCTCTTTGACTGGAAACAGTTAGGATATTCAGGAACTCACAAGCTGTCAACTTTG GCTGAGTCCAAAGATCAATCACAAGATTCTGCAAGACCTGGAGTGATTGTTTCAAATCATGTGTCTTATTTGGATATCTTGTACCACATGTCATCTTCTTTTCCCAGCTTTGTTGCCAAG AGATCAGTGGCTAAACTTCCTCTAATTGGTCTCATCAG CAAATGCCTTGGTTGTGTCTATGTCCAACGGGAGTCGAAATCATCCGACTTCAAAGGTGTCTCAG GTATTGTTAATGACAGAATTAAGGAAGCTCATCAGGATAAGAATGCCCCTATGATGATGCTCTTCCCAG AAGGCACAACAACTAACGGAGACTTCCTCCTTCCATTTAAAACTGGTGCCTTTTTGGCAAAAGCTCCTGTGCTCCCGGTTATTTTAAGGTATCCATACCAGAGATTCAGTCCTGCCTGGGACTCCATTTCAGGA GTGAGACATGTATTTTTCCTTCTCTGCCAATTTGTAAATTACATGGAGGTGACAAAGCTACCTGTGTATCACCCGTCACAGCAAGAGAAGGATGATCCAAGGCTTTATGCAGAAAACGTCAGGAGGTTAATGGCTCATGAG GGTGGTTTAGTGCTCTCAGATATTGGCTTGGCTGAGAAACGAGTATATCATGCTGCTCTCAATGGTAATACTAGCATACCTACTGTTTTGCATCAGAAAGACGATTGA
- the LOC113749535 gene encoding lysophospholipid acyltransferase LPEAT1 isoform X3 has protein sequence MESELKTLNPNPAQIQPTQRSPPVDDNLTKDDRPLLKPEPVPPGPTQNPATTTAPGIEELEKKYAAYVRRDVYGVMGRGDLPWVEKLLLGLALVTLVPLRVVSGLTVLVLYYFICRICTAFLAPNREDEQEDYAHMGGWRRAVIVQTGRFCSRALLFIFGFYWISETHRDIVDVSFNGKFGTQAESKDQSQDSARPGVIVSNHVSYLDILYHMSSSFPSFVAKRSVAKLPLIGLISKCLGCVYVQRESKSSDFKGVSGIVNDRIKEAHQDKNAPMMMLFPEGTTTNGDFLLPFKTGAFLAKAPVLPVILRYPYQRFSPAWDSISGVRHVFFLLCQFVNYMEVTKLPVYHPSQQEKDDPRLYAENVRRLMAHEGGLVLSDIGLAEKRVYHAALNGNTSIPTVLHQKDD, from the exons ATGGAGTCCGAGCTCAAAACCCTTAACCCGAATCCAGCTCAAATTCAACCTACCCAGCGGTCCCCACCCGTCGATGATAACTTAACAAAAGATGACCGCCCGCTTCTCAAACCCGAACCTGTGCCCCCCGGCCCGACCCAGAACCCCGCCACCACGACCGCCCCTGGCATTGAAGAGCTGGAGAAGAAGTATGCCGCCTACGTCAGGCGCGATGTTTATGGGGTAATGGGTCGGGGCGATTTGCCCTGGGTGGAGAAGCTGCTCCTGGGTTTGGCCCTGGTGACGCTGGTGCCTTTGAGGGTGGTGTCTGGGTTGACGGTGCTGGTGCTTTATTACTTCATTTGTAGGATTTGTACAGCGTTTTTGGCTCCGAATCGGGAGGATGAGCAGGAGGATTATGCTCACATGGGTGGGTGGAGGAGGGCTGTGATCGTCCAAACCGGGAGATTTTGTTCTCGGGCTCTGCTTTTTATTTTCGGGTTTTATTGGATTAGCGAAACTCATCGGGACATCGTGGATGTTAGTTTCAATGGGAAGTTTGGTACCCAG GCTGAGTCCAAAGATCAATCACAAGATTCTGCAAGACCTGGAGTGATTGTTTCAAATCATGTGTCTTATTTGGATATCTTGTACCACATGTCATCTTCTTTTCCCAGCTTTGTTGCCAAG AGATCAGTGGCTAAACTTCCTCTAATTGGTCTCATCAG CAAATGCCTTGGTTGTGTCTATGTCCAACGGGAGTCGAAATCATCCGACTTCAAAGGTGTCTCAG GTATTGTTAATGACAGAATTAAGGAAGCTCATCAGGATAAGAATGCCCCTATGATGATGCTCTTCCCAG AAGGCACAACAACTAACGGAGACTTCCTCCTTCCATTTAAAACTGGTGCCTTTTTGGCAAAAGCTCCTGTGCTCCCGGTTATTTTAAGGTATCCATACCAGAGATTCAGTCCTGCCTGGGACTCCATTTCAGGA GTGAGACATGTATTTTTCCTTCTCTGCCAATTTGTAAATTACATGGAGGTGACAAAGCTACCTGTGTATCACCCGTCACAGCAAGAGAAGGATGATCCAAGGCTTTATGCAGAAAACGTCAGGAGGTTAATGGCTCATGAG GGTGGTTTAGTGCTCTCAGATATTGGCTTGGCTGAGAAACGAGTATATCATGCTGCTCTCAATGGTAATACTAGCATACCTACTGTTTTGCATCAGAAAGACGATTGA
- the LOC113749494 gene encoding peroxisomal membrane protein 11A, with amino-acid sequence MEAKVSPPSSSQNPISNGAKNRDFLLRLEAYLARRDGVDKLLKISRYATKIILAFSFLSDGQTITPRLKSFESSVGLSRKAFRLGKFVQDVNALRFSCFSSHQDLTFSIIAYGGEGLYYFIEQFVWLAKAGLIDKKNLNRLQKMSAWLEFIGYIGSVSLKVRELKRINEDEACLMSIVKISALRGIGCAEELEKLRKLKEKKLLKRLSVVQDLADSLMALADIRDGKGRLLAPLLISSAGLLSAIISTHKNWISC; translated from the coding sequence ATGGAAGCAAAAGTATCGCCTCCGTCGTCTTCGCAAAATCCAATTtccaacggcgccaaaaatcgAGACTTTTTGCTTCGACTCGAAGCCTACTTAGCCAGACGCGATGGAGTCGATAAGCTATTGAAAATCTCAAGATACGCTACAAAAATCATCCTggcattttcctttttatccGACGGCCAGACCATTACTCCCCGGCTCAAATCATTCGAGTCCAGCGTCGGCCTCAGTCGGAAAGCCTTTCGCCTAGGTAAATTCGTCCAAGATGTTAATGCCCTTCGCTTTTCTTGCTTTTCATCCCATCAAGATTTGACCTTTTCGATCATTGCTTATGGAGGAGAGGGATTGTACTATTTTATCGAACAGTTTGTTTGGCTAGCTAAGGCGGGTCTGATTGATAAGAAGAATTTGAATCGGTTGCAGAAAATGAGTGCTTGGTTAGAGTTTATTGGGTATATTGGGAGTGTGAGTCTGAAGGTGAGGGAATTGAAGAGGATCAATGAAGATGAGGCTTGTTTGATGTCGATTGTAAAGATTTCTGCGCTGAGGGGAATCGGTTGTGCCGAGGAACTGGAGAAGTTGAGGAAGCTAAAGGAGAAGAAGTTGTTGAAGAGGCTTTCCGTTGTTCAAGATTTGGCTGATAGTTTGATGGCTTTGGCTGATATTCGTGATGGTAAAGGAAGGCTGTTGGCTCCTCTCTTGATTTCGTCAGCTGGGCTGTTGTCAGCTATCATTAGTACTCACAAAAATTGGATTTCTTGCTAG
- the LOC113749268 gene encoding anthocyanidin 3-O-glucosyltransferase 5-like: MVVSKEVKPHIALLPSPGMGHITPLFEFAKRLVTNHGILVSFLVITADASAAQTQLFQSPDIPAGICIVNIPPVDMSNVINENTLVLSRVCLTVQESLKLLRSILVEVKPKVLIVDLFTSQAIEVARELSISVYSFYTASAGLLAFSLYLPTLDREVEGEYVDLLEPIKVPGTRPERIEDLLDQVRNRKIDEYKWFLFHMSRLALVDGILENSWEDLEPLSLKAVREHEYYKTVQAPPVYPIGPLIKPDEFITDKDARIFTWLDNQPPDSVLFVAFGSGGTLTSEQLTELAWGLEMSEQRFILVARNPSDASASAAFFNVGGDQNDPSTYLPEGFAERTQGVGLIVHSWVPQAAILGHSSSGAFLSHCGWNSSLESLSHGVPILAWPLYAEQRMNATLLEEGVGVAVKPVVQPGKKVVGREEIERVVRLIMEGEEGKVMRRRAEQLKESADTALSCGGSSYNSVCQVVDIWKSLV; encoded by the coding sequence ATGGTGGTCTCCAAGGAAGTCAAACCACACATAGCCTTGCTCCCCAGCCCAGGAATGGGACATATTACCCCACTCTTCGAGTTTGCTAAACGCCTGGTGACAAACCACGGCATTCTAGTTAGCTTCCTCGTCATCACCGCCGATGCCTCGGCGGCCCAGACCCAACTTTTCCAGTCTCCCGATATTCCCGCCGGCATCTGCATTGTCAACATTCCTCCGGTTGACATGTCAAACGTTATCAACGAGAACACCTTAGTCCTCTCCCGCGTATGCCTCACCGTCCAAGAATCCTTGAAACTTCTTAGGTCCATTTTGGTTGAGGTAAAACCAAAGGTTCTCATTGTCGACCTCTTTACTAGCCAAGCTATTGAGGTAGCCAGAGAGCTCTCTATTTCAGTGTATTCATTTTACACTGCATCAGCAGGTTTGCTAGCATTTTCACTGTACCTTCCCACCCTTGACCGTGAAGTCGAAGGCGAGTACGTGGACCTTCTAGAGCCCATCAAGGTCCCTGGTACTCGGCCAGAACGGATTGAGGACCTCCTGGACCAGGTAAGGAACCGCAAGATTGATGAATATAAATGGTTTTTGTTTCACATGAGCAGGTTGGCTCTTGTTGATGGTATTCTGGAGAATAGCTGGGAGGATCTTGAACCTTTATCCCTCAAAGCAGTGAGAGAACACGAGTATTACAAAACCGTACAAGCTCCACCGGTTTATCCAATCGGCCCGTTGATCAAACCAGATGAATTCATCACGGATAAAGATGCCAGAATTTTTACATGGCTCGATAACCAACCCCCGGATTCTGTTTTGTTCGTGGCCTTTGGTAGCGGTGGAACGCTAACAAGTGAACAACTGACTGAGCTAGCGTGGGGCCTGGAGATGAGTGAGCAAAGGTTCATTCTTGTGGCGCGTAATCCTTCAGATGCTAGCGCTTCTGCAGCATTTTTCAACGTGGGAGGTGACCAAAACGACCCTTCAACCTACTTGCCTGAAGGATTTGCGGAGAGGACACAGGGCGTGGGGCTTATTGTGCACTCTTGGGTTCCGCAAGCTGCGATTCTTGGACATTCATCTAGTGGAGCATTTTTGTCGCACTGCGGTTGGAACTCGTCTTTGGAGAGTTTGTCTCATGGGGTGCCTATTCTTGCTTGGCCCCTTTACGCAGAGCAGAGAATGAATGCAACCCTTCTTGAGGAAGGGGTGGGCGTTGCCGTGAAGCCGGTGGTGCAGCCGGGGAAGAAGGTGGTTGGAAGAGAGGAGATTGAGAGAGTGGTGAGGTTGATAATGGAAGGTGAAGAAGGTAAGGTGATGAGGCGTAGAGCCGAACAGCTGAAAGAAAGTGCAGACACGGCATTGAGTTGTGGGGGTTCATCCTATAATTCAGTCTGCCAAGTTGTCGATATCTGGAAGTCCTTGGTTTAG
- the LOC113749362 gene encoding uncharacterized protein LOC113749362 translates to MSVAAELHSPEKPASETRKILGPGGNRVRVLEEEKGKKEGLKKKHSTNNNNNNTAAVDAKKLVSESPKAAVLKNRVGDSYSETSSCNGSVMKSVSSKRKVKNSSGVIAAKVVPHGGETLAVTRVAPGLVKRCDWITPNSETIYASFHDEEWGVPVKDETKLFELLVLSQALAELTWPTILSKRDIFRTIFNNFDLLSVASIDEKKLLALSTNGNSLLSEQKLRAIVENAKLVLKIQQEFGSFSDYCWRFVSHKPIGNGFRYARQVPAKTPKSELISRDLMQRGFRCVGPTVVYSFMQVAGMVNDHLVSCFRYNECNSNFNKDLDAEAKRDRRVMLVALETTCASNK, encoded by the exons ATGTCAGTGGCTGCCGAGCTGCACTCACCTGAAAAACCCGCTTCAGAAACCCGGAAAATTTTGGGTCCTGGAGGCAACCGGGTGCGAGTTCTTGAAGAAGAGAAGGGAAAGAAGGAGGGATTGAAGAAGAAGCATtctactaataataataataataatactgcCGCTGTTGATGCTAAGAAATTGGTGTCAGAGAGCCCGAAAGCAGCTGTATTGAAAAACAGGGTGGGTGACAGCTATTCGGAGACATCTTCATGCAATGGGTCGGTAATGAAAAGCGTGAGTTCAAAGAGGAAAGTGAAGAACTCTAGTGGTGTTATAGCTGCTAAAGTCGTGCCCCATGGGGGTGAGACTTTGGCAGTGACTCGAGTGGCTCCGGGTCTAGTTAAGCGTTGCGATTGGATCACGCCAAATTCTG AGACAATTTATGCTTCTTTCCATGATGAAGAGTGGGGAGTTCCAGTAAAGGATGAAACAAAGCTGTTTGAACTGCTTGTTTTATCACAGGCATTGGCTGAACTTACCTGGCCAACAATTCTTAGCAAGAGAGATATATTCAG GACGATATTCAACAACTTTGACCTATTATCTGTTGCTAGTATAGATGAGAAGAAGTTACTGGCATTGAGTACAAATGGCAATTCATTACTATCTGAACAAAAGCTTCGTGCAATTGTGGAAAATGCTAAGCTAGTGCTCAAG ATCCAGCAGGAGTTTGGTTCCTTCAGCGACTACTGTTGGCGATTTGTAAGCCACAAACCAATAGGAAATGGCTTCCGATATGCACGTCAAGTTCCTGCAAAAACACCAAAATCAGAACTGATAAGCAGGGATTTGATGCAAAGGGGCTTCCGGTGCGTGGGGCCTACTGTCGTATATTCATTCATGCAAGTGGCGGGGATGGTTAATGACCACCTCGTATCATGCTTTAGATACAATGAATGTAACAGTAACTTCAACAAGGATTTGGATGCCGAAGCCAAAAGAGACAGACGTGTGATGCTGGTTGCTTTGGAGACCACATGCGCATCAAACAAGTAA
- the LOC113749152 gene encoding protein BRASSINAZOLE-RESISTANT 1, giving the protein MMWEAGGSTASSSAAGGSGGGGGGGGVGGGSGGLVNGRRKPSWRERENNRRRERRRRAIAAKIYAGLRAQGDYNLPKHCDNNEVLKALCAEAGWIVESDGTTYRKGCRPPPIEIGSTSANITPSSSRNPSPPSSYFASPIPSYQPSPLSSSCPSPTRQEPNMASHPFAFLRNSIPSSLPPLRISNSAPVTPPLSSPTRLPKQIFNLEALAKESMNALNIPFFAASAPASPTRGQRFTPATIPECDESDSSTIDSGQWMNFQTYAPNMVPTSPTFNLMKPMAQPVSPMDVVSGKGKGIEFDFEKLPVKAWEGERIHEVGLDDLELTLGSGNAGI; this is encoded by the exons ATGATGTGGGAAGCTGGAGGATCAACTGCATCATCATCAGCGGCCGGTGGCAGcggtggtggtggaggtggaggaGGAGTAGGTGGAGGAAGTGGTGGCCTGGTTAATGGGAGGAGGAAGCCTTCatggagggagagggagaataATAGGAGGAGGGAAAGGAGGAGAAGAGCTATTGCAGCTAAGATTTATGCTGGGCTGAGAGCTCAGGGAGATTATAATCTCCCGAAGCACTGTGATAACAATGAAGTCTTGAAGGCTCTCTGTGCTGAAGCTGGTTGGATTGTCGAGTCTGATGGCACCACTTATAGAAAG GGATGCAGGCCACCTCCAATCGAGATTGGAAGCACTTCAGCAAACATCACACCAAGCTCTTCCAGGAATCCCAGTCCACCTTCTTCCTATTTTGCGAGTCCAATTCCTTCTTATCAACCGAGCCCCTTGTCCTCTTCCTGCCCTAGTCCAACCCGTCAGGAGCCCAACATGGCATCTCATCCATTTGCATTTCTCAGGAACTCCATTCCTTCATCTCTGCCTCCACTCCGAATATCGAATAGCGCCCCTGTGACTCCACCTCTTTCCTCCCCAACTAGACTTCCTAAGCAAATTTTTAATCTAGAGGCCCTTGCCAAAGAGTCCATGAATGCCTTGAACATCCCTTTCTTTGCTGCCTCTGCGCCAGCAAGTCCAACAAGAGGCCAACGATTTACTCCGGCCACTATACCTGAATGCGATGAGTCTGACTCATCCACAATTGATTCAGGCCAATGGATGAATTTCCAAACATATGCACCTAATATGGTGCCAACTTCACCAACCTTTAATCTGATGAAACCCATGGCTCAACCAGTTTCTCCCATGGATGTTGTCTCAGGAAAGGGTAAAGGTATAGAGTTTGACTTTGAGAAGCTACCAGTTAAGGCGTGGGAAGGGGAGAGGATTCATGAAgttgggttggatgatttggAGCTCACACTAGGAAGCGGAAATGCTGGCATTTGA